In one Apostichopus japonicus isolate 1M-3 chromosome 18, ASM3797524v1, whole genome shotgun sequence genomic region, the following are encoded:
- the LOC139958632 gene encoding vesicle-trafficking protein SEC22a-like produces the protein MVVFALISRVSDGLPLSATTDHETSQRVLESKKCAKLLSKKAASVPDRCSLHTGSHWLYLISSLGVSFISLCEENYPSVLAFCFLDELQREFISSYDARKVKNVNRPYALIEFNIILQKVKQRYNNTRSLKPRTNLNDMSQEVKLRPPHRLSLDDIGLEKMYETNGSMVAEHFNPLPGKKQPPIGCLGMLFVVLCLLWGFYHFIRIGTIVSSGPIFAQDQYQEILVALSAFFGACVSSILQAYFILFPSLSLRILKATLSGVLITFCCSVLFMDGWLDEAFAYGHIASCWLSFLLISCRQSVAEKLPNYTV, from the exons ATGGTTGTTTTTGCATTAATATCGAGGGTCAGCGATGGCTTACCACTGTCAGCCACAACCGATCATGAAACGAGCCAGAGGGTCCTTGAGAGTAAGAAATGTGCCAAACTACTTTCGAAGAAAGCTGCATCTGTCCCAGACAGATGCTCATTACATACAGGAAGTCACTGGCTTTA TTTAATTTCATCCCTTGGGGTGAGTTTCATCTCCCTCTGTGAGGAGAATTATCCTTCAGTACTAGCATTTTGCTTCCTGGATGAACTACAGAGAGAATTTATCAGCAGCTACGATGCCAGAAAGGTTAAAAATGTCAACAGACCATATGCTCTAATTGAATTTA ACATAATTTTACAGAAAGTTAAACAAAGATATAACAACACAAGGTCACTGAAGCCAAGAACAAATTTGAATGACATGTCCCAAGAAGTGAAACTTCGCCCTCCTCACCGCCTTTCCCTCGATGACATCGGCTTAGAGAAAATGTATGAAACGAATGGTTCCATGGTCGCTGAACACTTTAATCCTCTGCCTG GTAAAAAGCAACCCCCAATTGGCTGCCTAGGGATGCTCTTTGTTGTCCTATGTTTATTGTGGGGATTCTACCACTTCATAAGAATTGGAACCATTGTTAGCTCAGGTCCCATTTTTGCACAA GATCAGTACCAAGAGATCCTGGTAGCACTTTCAGCTTTCTTCGGAGCGTGTGTCTCGTCAATTCTACAAGCATATTTCATCCTTTTCCCCAGTTTAAGTTTGAGAATCCTCAAAGCTACTTTATCCGGTGTTCTAATAACGTTTTGCTGTTCGGTGCTGTTCATGGACGGTTGGTTAGATGAGGCCTTTGCATACGGACACATAGCAAGCTGCTGGCTTTCCTTTCTACTGATCAGTTGTCGTCAAAGTGTGGCAGAAAAATTGCCAAACTATACGGTCTAG
- the LOC139958707 gene encoding hydroxylysine kinase-like, whose protein sequence is MDLQALLRGKPFLSNKQVIQLVEEKFNIEVKRLKPLDGYDNQNFLVEGSPINYGNSQKQEMRRYSLKITNSKLSEEFECLKDATYMMQYLCGEGFSCPQPLSSKDANIFELVKCKNLALHGSGDNLPVNRRSEDTFMVRMLTFLPGKTLKELTVVPDNIFEEMGENLARVHTAFQSMKLDHKPMMEFGDRFIWSLNNVHSLQSFLHVVEDAEQKQMIKEVLDDFQTHVLQRRKDLPQGFIHGDYNDVNILVEQTVTDGGSEVHMSGFIDFDDAYYGCTVFDIGIAVMYALQSKTASRDRAVASFLKGYGRVRRLNQLEKSCLYYCTAARFAQSLVFGLVNYASSKDEYVLGTQVRGWEALQEMWDRGQTVTYQKWEFL, encoded by the exons ATGGATTTACAGGCTTTACTGAGAGGGAAACCATTCCTATCAAACAAGCAGGTAATTCAACTAGTTGAAGAAAAGTTTAACATCGAAGTGAAACGACTGAAACCATTGGATGGTTATGACAACCAAAACTTTCTAGTCGAAGGGTCTCCCATCAACTACGGAAACAGCCAGAAACAGGAGATGAGGCGTTACTCACTGAAAATTACTAATTCCAAACTCTCGGAGGAATTTGAATGTCTAAAAGATGCAACCTACATGATGCAATACCTGTGTGGAGAAGGCTTCTCATGTCCCCAACCGCTATCAAGCAAAGATGCCAACATATTTGAGCTTGTGAAATGCAAGAATTTAGCATTGCATGGATCAG GTGACAACCTCCCTGTGAACCGCAGGTCGGAAGACACATTCATGGTCAGAATGTTGACATTTCTTCCTGGGAAGACTTTGAAGGAGTTAACCGTTGTCCCAGATAATATCTTTGAAGAAATGGGGGAGAACCTTGCCCGCGTGCATACAGCTTTTCAG AGCATGAAGCTAGACCACAAGCCTATGATGGAGTTTGGTGATCGGTTCATCTGGTCGTTGAATAATGTGCATTCATTGCAAAGCTTTCTTCACGTTGTGGAAGATGCCGAGCAGAAACAGATGATCAAAGAAGTGCTAGACGATTTCCAGACCCATGTTCTCCAAAGAAGAAAAGATCTACCCCAAG GTTTCATCCACGGAGATTATAACGATGTGAACATACTAGTCGAACAGACGGTGACAGACGGGGGTAGCGAGGTCCACATGTCGGGGTTCATCGATTTTGACGACGCTTACTACGGCTGTACGGTATTCGATATCGGCATCGCCGTCATGTACGCCCTGCAGTCCAAGACAGCGTCCAGGGACCGGGCCGTGGCGTCGTTCTTAAAGGGTTACGGTAGAGTCCGCAGATTAAACCAACTCGAAAAGTCCTGTCTATATTACTGCACCGCCGCGAGATTCGCTCAGTCGTTGGTGTTCGGTCTGGTCAATTATGCTAGCAGTAAAGATGAATACGTACTGGGCACCCAGGTCAGGGGTTGGGAAGCACTCCAGGAAATGTGGGATAGGGGTCAAACTGTCACCTATCAGAAATGGGAATTTTTGTGA
- the LOC139958852 gene encoding uncharacterized protein: MEKELYKHVHDLTSVSNADFAEHLLQDHTKRFQMHLFRKDAESQRHSQQLSPQKDQLTLRKEKILLIQLLQHLSRSHLPMFCPMLPVGLDMEQHGRKTSD, encoded by the exons atggagaaagaactctacaaacatgtccacgatttgacttctgttagcaacgcagatttcgcagaacatttgcttcaggatcacacaaaaag gtttcaaatgcatcttttccggaaagatgctgaaagtcagaggcattctcagcagctgtcaccacagaaagatcagttgacactcagaaaggagaag atactcctgatccagttacttcaacacctctcaagaagccatctgccaatgttctgtccaatgttaccagtaggattagatatggagcagcatgggagaaAAACCTCAGACTAA